A single Marinobacter sp. es.042 DNA region contains:
- the putA gene encoding bifunctional proline dehydrogenase/L-glutamate gamma-semialdehyde dehydrogenase PutA: MRPQQSQTPELVDSRQAIRDYYLADEHKVIHEMIAGAQLSQAERDAISARAAELVRSVRKNAKSTIMEKFLAEYGLTTKEGVALMCLAEALLRVPDNTTIHELIEDKITSGAWGTHVGKASSGLINTATVALLMTSNLLKDSERNTVGETLRKLLKRFGEPVIRTVAGQAMKEMGRQFVLGRDIDEAQDEAKEYMAKGYTYSYDMLGEAARTDDDAKRYYDSYSNAIDSIAKASKGDVRKNPGISVKLSALLARYEYGNKERVMNELLPRARELVKKAAAANMGFNIDAEEQDRLDLSLDVIEELVADPELAGWDGFGVVVQAYGKRSSFVLDWLYGLAEKYDRKFMVRLVKGAYWDAEIKRAQVMGLNGFPVFTRKACSDVSFLSCATKLLNMTNRIYPQFATHNAHSVSAILEMAKTKGVDNYEFQRLHGMGESLHNEVLKVSGVPCRIYAPVGPHKDLLAYLVRRLLENGANSSFVNQIVDKRITPEEIAKDPIVSVEEMGNNISSKAIVHPFKLFGDQRRNSKGWDITDPVTVNEIEKGRGAYKDYRWKGGPLIAGEVAGTEIQVVRNPADPDDLVGHVTQASDADVDTAITSAGAAFESWSAKSAEERAACVRKVGDLYEENYAELFALTTREAGKSLLDAVAEIREAVDFSQYYANEAIRYKDSGDARGVMCCISPWNFPLAIFTGQILANLAAGNTVVAKPAEQTSLLAIRAVELMHQAGIPKDAIQLVPGTGATVGAALTSDSRVSGVCFTGSTATAQRINKVMTENMAPDAPLVAETGGLNAMIVDSTALPEQVVRDVLASSFQSAGQRCSALRMLYVQRDIADGLLEMLYGAMEELGIGDPWLLSTDVGPVIDENARKKIVDHCEKFERNGKLLKKMKVPEKGLFVSPAVLSVSGIEELEEEIFGPVLHVATFEAKNIDKVVDDINAKGYGLTFGIHSRVDRRVERITSRIKVGNTYVNRNQIGAIVGSQPFGGEGLSGTGPKAGGPQYVRRFLKGETVEREADSSARKVDAKQLQKLIGQLDKLKASKPEARMEAIKPIFGDAPAPLDAHAEELPGPTGETNRLSNHARGVVLCLGPDKQTALEQAGTALSQGNKVVVIAPGTQDVVDQANKAGLPIVGAEGLLEPEALATIDGFEAIVSCGDQPLLKAYREALAKRDGALLPLITEHTLDQRFVIERHLCVDTTAAGGNASLIAASE, encoded by the coding sequence ATGAGACCGCAGCAATCACAGACGCCCGAGCTTGTCGATAGCCGGCAGGCGATTCGTGATTATTATCTCGCTGACGAGCACAAGGTTATCCACGAGATGATTGCCGGTGCCCAGTTGTCCCAGGCCGAGCGCGACGCCATTTCCGCTCGTGCGGCTGAACTGGTACGCAGCGTTCGCAAGAATGCCAAGTCCACCATCATGGAAAAATTCCTGGCGGAGTATGGCCTGACGACCAAGGAAGGCGTTGCCCTGATGTGTCTGGCCGAGGCGCTGTTGCGCGTGCCTGACAACACCACCATTCACGAGCTGATCGAAGACAAGATCACCTCCGGTGCCTGGGGCACGCACGTGGGCAAGGCGTCCTCTGGGCTGATCAACACCGCCACCGTTGCCCTGCTGATGACCAGCAACCTGCTCAAGGATTCCGAGCGCAACACCGTGGGTGAAACCCTGCGCAAGCTGCTCAAGCGCTTCGGCGAGCCGGTTATCCGTACGGTGGCCGGTCAGGCGATGAAAGAGATGGGGCGACAGTTCGTTCTGGGTCGCGATATCGATGAAGCCCAGGATGAGGCCAAGGAATACATGGCCAAAGGTTACACCTATTCATACGACATGCTGGGCGAAGCTGCCCGCACCGATGATGACGCCAAGCGTTATTACGACTCCTATTCCAACGCCATTGACAGCATTGCCAAGGCGAGCAAGGGCGATGTCCGCAAGAACCCGGGCATCTCGGTCAAGTTATCCGCCCTGCTGGCCCGTTACGAGTACGGCAACAAAGAGCGCGTCATGAACGAGTTGCTGCCGCGGGCCCGCGAACTGGTCAAAAAGGCCGCGGCTGCGAATATGGGCTTCAATATCGATGCCGAGGAGCAGGATCGTCTGGATCTGTCTCTGGATGTGATTGAGGAGCTGGTGGCGGATCCCGAGCTTGCAGGCTGGGATGGCTTTGGCGTGGTTGTTCAGGCCTATGGCAAGCGCTCCTCTTTCGTACTCGACTGGCTCTACGGGTTGGCCGAGAAGTACGACCGCAAGTTCATGGTGCGTCTGGTAAAAGGCGCCTACTGGGATGCTGAAATCAAGCGTGCCCAAGTTATGGGTCTGAACGGGTTCCCCGTGTTTACCCGCAAGGCCTGCAGTGACGTCTCTTTCCTGTCCTGCGCCACCAAGCTGTTGAACATGACGAACCGGATTTACCCACAGTTCGCCACCCACAACGCGCATTCAGTATCTGCCATTCTCGAAATGGCCAAGACCAAGGGTGTGGACAACTACGAATTCCAGCGCCTCCACGGCATGGGCGAATCCCTGCACAATGAGGTTCTGAAGGTCAGTGGTGTGCCCTGTCGCATTTATGCGCCGGTTGGCCCGCACAAGGATCTTCTGGCGTACCTGGTGCGTCGTTTGTTGGAGAACGGTGCCAACAGCTCCTTCGTGAACCAGATTGTGGACAAGCGCATCACACCGGAAGAGATCGCCAAGGACCCGATTGTCAGTGTTGAGGAGATGGGCAATAACATTTCCAGCAAGGCGATCGTGCACCCGTTCAAGCTGTTTGGCGATCAGCGTCGCAACTCCAAAGGCTGGGATATTACCGATCCGGTCACGGTTAACGAGATCGAGAAAGGTCGCGGAGCCTACAAAGACTATCGCTGGAAAGGTGGTCCGCTGATTGCGGGCGAGGTGGCCGGTACCGAAATCCAGGTGGTACGTAACCCGGCCGATCCGGATGATCTGGTTGGCCACGTCACCCAGGCCTCCGATGCTGATGTAGACACCGCGATTACCTCAGCGGGGGCCGCGTTCGAGAGTTGGTCCGCCAAATCGGCTGAAGAGCGTGCTGCCTGCGTTCGGAAGGTGGGCGACCTGTACGAGGAGAACTACGCCGAGTTGTTCGCGCTCACTACCCGTGAAGCAGGCAAATCCCTGCTGGATGCGGTTGCTGAGATCCGTGAAGCGGTCGATTTCTCACAGTACTACGCCAACGAGGCCATCCGCTATAAAGACAGCGGCGATGCCCGCGGCGTGATGTGTTGTATTTCGCCCTGGAACTTCCCGCTGGCGATCTTCACCGGGCAGATTCTGGCCAACCTCGCGGCAGGTAACACCGTGGTGGCGAAGCCGGCTGAGCAGACATCCCTGCTGGCTATTCGCGCCGTGGAACTGATGCATCAGGCGGGTATCCCGAAGGATGCCATCCAGTTGGTGCCGGGTACCGGCGCAACCGTGGGTGCAGCCCTGACCTCCGATTCGCGGGTGAGCGGCGTGTGCTTTACCGGTTCTACCGCTACTGCCCAGCGCATTAACAAGGTCATGACCGAGAACATGGCGCCGGATGCGCCGCTGGTGGCAGAGACCGGTGGCCTGAACGCGATGATCGTGGACTCCACGGCATTGCCGGAGCAGGTTGTCCGTGACGTGCTGGCGTCTTCGTTCCAGAGTGCCGGTCAGCGGTGTTCCGCCCTGCGTATGCTCTATGTGCAGAGAGATATTGCCGATGGCCTTCTGGAAATGCTCTACGGTGCAATGGAAGAGCTCGGCATCGGCGATCCCTGGTTGCTGTCCACGGATGTGGGCCCGGTGATCGACGAGAACGCTCGCAAGAAGATCGTGGACCACTGCGAGAAGTTCGAGCGCAACGGCAAGTTGCTTAAGAAAATGAAAGTCCCCGAGAAAGGCCTGTTCGTTTCGCCGGCAGTTCTCAGCGTCAGTGGTATTGAGGAGCTCGAAGAAGAAATCTTCGGGCCTGTCCTGCACGTGGCCACGTTCGAGGCGAAGAACATCGACAAGGTGGTGGACGACATCAACGCCAAGGGCTACGGCCTGACGTTTGGCATCCACAGCCGTGTTGATCGCCGTGTCGAGCGTATTACCAGCCGGATCAAGGTGGGTAACACCTATGTGAACCGTAACCAGATCGGTGCCATCGTGGGCTCCCAGCCCTTCGGTGGTGAGGGCCTCTCCGGCACCGGTCCCAAGGCCGGTGGTCCGCAGTACGTCCGTCGTTTCCTGAAAGGTGAAACGGTCGAGCGCGAGGCGGATTCCAGTGCCAGGAAGGTGGATGCGAAGCAGCTTCAGAAGCTGATCGGCCAACTGGACAAACTGAAGGCGTCCAAGCCCGAGGCCCGTATGGAGGCCATCAAGCCCATCTTCGGTGATGCTCCAGCGCCGCTGGACGCTCACGCGGAGGAGCTGCCGGGGCCAACGGGTGAGACCAACCGCCTGTCCAACCATGCCCGTGGCGTGGTGCTGTGTCTGGGACCAGACAAGCAAACCGCCCTGGAGCAGGCCGGTACCGCGTTGTCACAGGGCAACAAGGTGGTGGTGATTGCACCGGGCACCCAGGATGTGGTCGATCAAGCGAACAAGGCCGGGTTGCCGATCGTTGGCGCCGAGGGTCTGTTGGAGCCGGAAGCACTGGCAACCATCGATGGCTTCGAGGCGATAGTCAGCTGTGGCGATCAGCCCCTGCTGAAAGCCTATCGCGAGGCACTGGCCAAGCGTGATGGTGCGTTGCTACCGCTAATCACTGAGCACACGCTGGATCAGCGATTTGTGATCGAACGCCACCTGTGTGTCGACACAACGGCAGCGGGCGGTAACGCCAGCCTGATTGCCGCCTCGGAATAA
- a CDS encoding biotin-dependent carboxyltransferase family protein: MSFEVLEPGMLALVQDAGRHGYQHMGVTTGGPMDEFAFFWANRLLGNDLNAPQIEITFGRFSLKANHEACIAITGGDLGARINDQAIAPWRTHHISKGDRLDFSAPVSGLRAYLAISGGFKPAMKLGSCATVAREGLGGLDGKGAKLAKGDTLEFEKNASFVDAFLPEPEVPDYQQHLRLGVIPGYQYRSFPIVQREKFFSCDYEISQNIDRMGYRLKGDAIHSDLDGIISEGIAYGAIQVPKDGQPIVLMKDRQTIGGYPKIGCLSALDAGLLAQRGPGSSVSFFLSDVAEAEGRRMLFNQRLKTGAPGVR, from the coding sequence ATGAGCTTTGAAGTTCTCGAACCCGGGATGCTCGCCCTTGTTCAGGATGCCGGCCGACACGGCTATCAGCATATGGGCGTGACCACCGGCGGCCCCATGGACGAGTTTGCATTTTTCTGGGCAAACCGCCTGCTAGGCAATGATCTCAATGCCCCACAGATCGAAATCACCTTTGGCAGGTTCAGCCTGAAGGCGAACCATGAGGCCTGCATTGCGATTACCGGCGGCGATCTGGGGGCCCGTATCAATGATCAGGCCATTGCGCCCTGGCGCACCCATCACATCAGCAAGGGTGACAGACTGGACTTCAGCGCGCCCGTGAGCGGCTTGCGGGCCTATCTGGCGATCAGCGGCGGATTCAAGCCAGCCATGAAGCTGGGCAGTTGCGCCACCGTGGCACGCGAGGGCCTGGGCGGCCTGGATGGCAAAGGCGCGAAACTGGCCAAGGGCGATACGCTGGAGTTTGAGAAAAACGCATCATTTGTTGACGCTTTTCTTCCCGAGCCGGAAGTCCCCGATTATCAACAACACCTGCGCCTGGGGGTTATTCCCGGCTATCAGTATCGGAGCTTCCCCATAGTTCAGCGGGAGAAGTTTTTCTCGTGCGATTACGAAATCAGCCAGAATATCGATCGCATGGGCTATCGCCTGAAGGGCGATGCGATTCATTCGGATCTGGATGGGATTATTTCGGAAGGGATCGCTTACGGTGCTATTCAGGTGCCCAAAGATGGCCAGCCAATCGTTTTGATGAAAGACCGGCAAACCATCGGAGGCTACCCGAAAATAGGCTGCCTGAGCGCCCTGGATGCAGGTCTTCTGGCCCAGCGTGGGCCGGGATCATCGGTGAGCTTCTTCCTCTCGGACGTTGCCGAGGCCGAAGGCCGCCGAATGCTGTTTAACCAGAGACTGAAAACAGGCGCGCCCGGCGTCAGGTAG
- the pxpB gene encoding 5-oxoprolinase subunit PxpB encodes MRIESVNENTCMVYFGDQIGAESAGLVKRATDRLRRDMSDLIVDLVPSYTSILVTWDLEQADRFAIVRRVRAAIDSEDDGSTGGDSARIVELPVYYDPEVGLDLEDVCEHAGLSRDEVVRIHSEQLYQVYAIGFAPGFAYLGSTDERIAIPRKSTPRLKVPTGSVGIAGTQTAIYPSCTPGGWQIIGRTPQKMVDWDSDSLALVQVGDQVRFRAVSRDEFLELGGNLDEL; translated from the coding sequence ATGAGGATCGAGTCGGTCAACGAAAACACCTGCATGGTGTATTTTGGCGACCAGATCGGTGCGGAATCCGCGGGCCTGGTCAAGCGGGCCACGGACCGGCTGCGGCGCGACATGTCCGACCTCATCGTTGACCTGGTCCCCTCATACACCTCAATTCTGGTGACCTGGGATCTGGAACAGGCTGACCGGTTTGCCATCGTCCGCAGAGTGCGCGCAGCGATCGACTCCGAGGATGATGGTTCCACCGGGGGCGACTCTGCCCGCATCGTCGAGCTGCCCGTCTATTATGATCCCGAAGTGGGTCTGGACCTGGAGGATGTCTGCGAGCATGCCGGCCTGTCCCGGGACGAGGTCGTTCGGATTCATAGTGAACAGCTTTATCAGGTGTATGCCATCGGCTTCGCTCCGGGGTTTGCCTACCTGGGAAGTACCGACGAGCGGATTGCCATTCCGCGGAAATCCACGCCCCGACTGAAAGTCCCTACCGGCAGCGTCGGTATCGCAGGCACCCAAACCGCAATCTACCCAAGCTGCACACCGGGTGGCTGGCAAATCATTGGCCGCACGCCGCAGAAAATGGTGGATTGGGACAGCGACTCTCTGGCCCTGGTGCAGGTAGGCGATCAGGTGCGCTTTCGCGCCGTAAGCCGGGACGAATTCCTCGAGCTGGGAGGCAACCTCGATGAGCTTTGA
- a CDS encoding 5-oxoprolinase subunit PxpA gives MKLNCDMGESFGTWTKGMDAEVMPYIDMASIACGFHASDPLTMDHTVKLALAQNVTIGAHPGYPDLLGFGRRDMDCRPDELKAILVYQMAALNGICQVHGTSISYVKPHGALYNRMMVDNTTLSVVMSAVRSYAPKCPLVVMATPDWQQVKDRADEYGIEVWFEAFSDRAYSDEGRLVKRSVRGAVHETTEAIEAQVTQIIREGTVTSISGKPIPIKADTICIHGDSYHAVDAARHMRQVVEAL, from the coding sequence ATGAAACTCAACTGCGACATGGGCGAGAGCTTTGGCACCTGGACCAAGGGCATGGATGCCGAAGTCATGCCCTACATTGATATGGCCAGTATTGCCTGCGGGTTTCATGCATCCGACCCGCTGACCATGGACCACACGGTCAAGCTGGCTCTGGCCCAGAACGTGACCATCGGCGCCCACCCGGGCTACCCGGACCTGCTGGGGTTTGGCCGTCGGGACATGGACTGCCGCCCGGACGAGCTTAAGGCTATCCTGGTTTACCAGATGGCGGCGCTCAATGGCATCTGCCAGGTACATGGCACTTCCATCTCCTACGTGAAGCCCCACGGCGCCCTGTATAACCGGATGATGGTCGATAACACCACCTTGTCCGTGGTTATGTCCGCCGTTCGCTCCTACGCACCAAAGTGCCCCCTGGTGGTCATGGCGACGCCGGACTGGCAACAGGTCAAGGATCGCGCAGACGAATACGGCATCGAGGTCTGGTTCGAGGCGTTCTCTGATCGCGCCTACAGCGACGAGGGCAGACTGGTAAAACGGTCGGTTCGTGGTGCCGTGCACGAGACAACCGAAGCCATTGAGGCGCAGGTCACCCAGATTATCCGCGAAGGAACGGTCACCTCGATCTCGGGCAAGCCTATTCCGATCAAGGCCGATACCATCTGTATTCACGGCGACAGCTATCATGCCGTCGACGCTGCACGGCATATGCGACAGGTCGTGGAAGCGCTATGA
- a CDS encoding TRAP transporter large permease yields MDIAFLSIVLAVAMILMLAVGVWVSLTLVGIGVLGLLLSGNDQIGLLFATSSWGASTSWSLTALPMFIWMGEVLFRTRLSEDLFKGLAPWMGGLPGKLLHVNILSCGIFAAVSGSSAATAATIGRMTLPELKAQGYSDKMAVGTLAGSGTLGLLIPPSIILIVYGVAAEVSIGRLFIAGALPGLMLVAMFMGYTMIWAKLNKDQLPTTKKENLAFSVKIKALKMLLPIVGLIIFVLGSIYTGFATPTEAAALGVFGALIIAAATGSLSIQSFKDSLLGAVKSSCMIGLILVGAHFLTLAMGFLGIPRELAAWIGSMSLSPFELLVGLTVLFVLLGCFLDGISVVVLTVAVVMPMVQQAGIDLLWFGIFIVLVVEMAQITPPVGFNLFVIQALTGKDILYVARAALPFFLLIMAALFLIGWFPEIVTYLPQTMSQG; encoded by the coding sequence ATGGATATCGCGTTTCTCTCCATTGTACTGGCCGTGGCGATGATCCTGATGCTCGCGGTGGGCGTGTGGGTGTCTCTGACGCTGGTTGGCATTGGCGTTCTGGGCCTGCTGCTCTCCGGCAATGATCAGATCGGCCTGTTGTTCGCCACATCGAGCTGGGGCGCAAGCACCAGTTGGTCCCTGACGGCCCTGCCCATGTTCATCTGGATGGGCGAGGTTCTGTTTCGTACCCGACTTTCCGAGGATCTGTTCAAGGGGCTGGCGCCCTGGATGGGCGGACTGCCCGGCAAGCTCCTCCATGTGAATATTCTGAGCTGTGGCATTTTTGCGGCAGTTTCCGGCTCCTCGGCTGCCACGGCCGCAACCATTGGGCGAATGACTCTGCCGGAACTGAAGGCCCAGGGTTACAGCGACAAGATGGCGGTGGGCACCCTGGCCGGCTCCGGCACGCTGGGGCTGTTGATTCCGCCCTCCATTATTCTGATTGTTTATGGCGTGGCCGCGGAAGTTTCCATTGGCCGCCTGTTTATTGCCGGTGCTCTGCCCGGACTGATGCTGGTTGCCATGTTCATGGGTTACACCATGATCTGGGCCAAGCTCAACAAAGATCAACTCCCAACCACCAAAAAGGAAAACCTGGCGTTCTCGGTCAAGATCAAGGCCCTGAAGATGCTGCTTCCGATCGTTGGCCTGATCATTTTCGTACTCGGTTCTATCTACACCGGATTTGCCACGCCAACCGAAGCCGCTGCACTGGGCGTGTTCGGCGCGCTGATCATCGCGGCCGCAACCGGTTCACTCAGCATCCAGAGTTTCAAGGACAGCCTGTTGGGCGCTGTGAAAAGCTCCTGCATGATCGGCCTGATTCTCGTCGGTGCCCACTTTCTGACCCTGGCCATGGGCTTCCTGGGTATTCCGCGGGAACTGGCCGCCTGGATCGGCAGCATGTCCCTGTCACCGTTCGAACTTCTGGTTGGCCTGACAGTGCTGTTCGTCCTCCTCGGCTGTTTCCTGGACGGGATTTCGGTTGTGGTTCTGACCGTAGCGGTTGTCATGCCGATGGTTCAGCAGGCCGGCATCGACTTGCTCTGGTTCGGGATCTTTATTGTGCTGGTGGTAGAGATGGCACAGATTACGCCCCCGGTGGGCTTCAACCTGTTTGTCATCCAGGCTCTGACAGGTAAAGACATACTGTACGTGGCTCGGGCAGCCCTGCCGTTCTTCCTGCTGATCATGGCAGCACTTTTCCTGATCGGCTGGTTCCCGGAGATTGTCACCTACCTGCCCCAGACCATGAGCCAGGGGTAA
- a CDS encoding TRAP transporter small permease: protein MNSLREKFYLASGYAAGFCIALIMVVILAQIVGRLFGFIIPSAEDVSGWALAASTFFGLAYTFHNGGHIRVTLVIQKWSARPRFWQELVVLIFGFALACYMTFYCWHMVWESYIFEEVSHGYIPVPIWIPQVPVALGMTALNIAILDDLVAVIRKRTPSYQQHEDELNLEDV, encoded by the coding sequence ATGAACTCTCTTCGAGAGAAATTTTATCTGGCATCCGGCTACGCTGCTGGTTTCTGCATCGCCCTGATCATGGTCGTCATCCTGGCGCAGATCGTCGGCCGCCTGTTCGGCTTTATCATTCCATCAGCGGAAGACGTGTCCGGCTGGGCGCTTGCAGCCTCCACCTTCTTCGGTCTTGCCTACACCTTTCATAACGGCGGCCATATCCGGGTCACCCTGGTTATCCAGAAGTGGTCGGCACGGCCGAGATTCTGGCAGGAGCTGGTCGTACTTATTTTCGGGTTCGCACTCGCCTGCTATATGACATTCTATTGCTGGCACATGGTCTGGGAATCCTACATTTTCGAGGAGGTCTCCCACGGCTATATTCCCGTTCCCATCTGGATCCCGCAGGTTCCGGTTGCACTGGGGATGACCGCACTCAACATTGCCATCCTGGACGATCTGGTTGCTGTGATTCGCAAGCGCACACCGTCCTATCAGCAGCATGAAGACGAGCTGAACCTGGAGGACGTGTAA
- a CDS encoding TRAP transporter substrate-binding protein, translating into MFKKLATATLVTGALLTSSVQAQQWHMPTPYGDANLPTQIAYGFAEDIKNGTDGDLTITVHSGASLVKHPEIPRAVRTGQVQLGEIFIGIMGNTHPVFKHDNIPFLATSFEDAKRLWEAAKPQIEKQLDKEGMTLLYTVPWPAQSLYTKAPVNTLEDLQGLKMRAYSPSTSRLADLMNTTPTTVQVPEIPQAFSTGIIDAMITSPSTGANGQAWDYLSHYTDIKAWIPKNVVVVNKRAFRRLSDEQRQVILDAAAAAEAKGWEGVRKTAAEDTATLAENGITVSEPSDELMAELQKIGDIMVEEWKQEAPEEVGAILSNYR; encoded by the coding sequence ATGTTCAAAAAACTCGCCACAGCCACCCTGGTTACCGGGGCGCTGCTGACTTCATCCGTCCAGGCTCAGCAATGGCACATGCCAACGCCTTACGGCGATGCCAACCTGCCTACCCAGATTGCCTACGGGTTTGCCGAGGACATTAAAAACGGCACCGATGGTGACCTCACCATCACCGTTCATTCCGGTGCCTCCCTGGTCAAGCACCCGGAAATTCCCCGGGCAGTAAGAACCGGTCAGGTGCAGCTGGGTGAAATCTTCATCGGCATCATGGGCAACACCCATCCGGTGTTCAAACACGACAACATTCCGTTCCTGGCAACCAGCTTCGAAGATGCCAAAAGACTCTGGGAAGCCGCCAAGCCCCAGATCGAAAAGCAGCTGGACAAGGAAGGCATGACCCTGCTTTACACCGTGCCATGGCCAGCCCAGAGCCTGTATACCAAAGCCCCGGTCAACACCCTGGAAGACCTGCAAGGCCTGAAGATGCGGGCTTACAGCCCTTCCACTTCGCGTCTCGCTGACCTGATGAACACAACCCCGACAACGGTTCAGGTGCCCGAGATCCCGCAGGCGTTCAGCACCGGCATTATCGATGCCATGATCACCTCACCGTCGACAGGCGCCAACGGGCAGGCCTGGGATTACCTTTCCCACTACACCGATATCAAGGCCTGGATTCCCAAGAACGTTGTGGTCGTCAACAAGCGTGCTTTCCGTCGCCTGAGCGATGAACAGCGCCAGGTGATCCTGGATGCGGCCGCTGCTGCCGAGGCCAAAGGCTGGGAAGGCGTTCGCAAGACCGCCGCGGAAGACACCGCCACTCTGGCGGAAAATGGCATCACGGTCTCCGAACCGTCTGATGAACTGATGGCCGAACTCCAGAAGATCGGCGACATCATGGTGGAAGAGTGGAAACAGGAAGCACCGGAAGAAGTCGGCGCTATCCTCTCCAACTACCGCTAA
- a CDS encoding putative hydro-lyase, whose protein sequence is MHTGAYSDFKNNLLDQASELRARIRSGAHTAPTSGLANSLLQGNVVILPSEWAGDFLLYCQNNPVSCPLIGMSQPGDPTLPDLGHDLDIRTDVPEYQVFRNGERAETATDLKSLWRDDLVTFVLGCSFSFEDALIRAGLSVRNVDEGRNVSMFRSNIATRPAGPFSGNMVVSMRPFNGADAIRAIQITTRLPKAHGAPVHIGDPALIGIEDVNQPDFGDPVTIRPGELPLFWACGVTPQLALENARLPFAITHVPGKMLLTERLNEELAVL, encoded by the coding sequence ATGCACACCGGTGCGTATTCCGATTTCAAGAACAACCTGCTTGATCAGGCCTCAGAATTACGCGCTCGCATTCGTTCGGGCGCCCACACAGCGCCCACAAGTGGCCTGGCCAACAGCCTCTTGCAGGGGAACGTGGTCATCCTGCCGTCCGAATGGGCCGGGGATTTTCTCCTATACTGTCAGAATAACCCGGTTTCCTGTCCCCTGATCGGCATGTCTCAACCCGGGGACCCGACCCTTCCCGACCTTGGACACGATCTGGATATCCGGACCGATGTGCCTGAATACCAGGTTTTCCGGAATGGCGAGCGAGCAGAGACAGCCACAGACCTCAAGAGCCTCTGGCGGGACGACCTGGTGACCTTTGTCCTGGGCTGTTCATTCTCGTTTGAGGATGCCTTGATCAGGGCCGGGCTCTCGGTGCGGAACGTGGACGAGGGACGGAACGTTTCAATGTTCCGCTCGAATATCGCTACCCGGCCCGCCGGCCCGTTCAGTGGCAACATGGTGGTCTCCATGCGCCCGTTCAATGGTGCGGATGCAATCCGCGCGATACAGATTACGACCCGCCTGCCAAAGGCCCACGGTGCACCGGTTCATATCGGCGATCCGGCGCTCATTGGCATTGAGGACGTTAACCAGCCTGATTTTGGAGATCCGGTAACGATCAGGCCGGGCGAACTTCCGCTGTTCTGGGCCTGCGGGGTTACCCCGCAACTGGCCCTCGAGAACGCTCGCCTGCCTTTCGCAATAACCCATGTACCGGGAAAAATGCTGCTTACCGAGCGGCTGAATGAAGAACTGGCGGTACTCTGA
- a CDS encoding LysR family transcriptional regulator, which yields MNFKRLETFIWVATLGSFRKAAEHQHTTQPAISNRIAALEDELGVRLFERESGHSKLTSKGQELLPYAEKIVFMAQQLRKRADRGASLSGILRLGVSETIVHSWLPRFFRELHETAPNLDVEITVDVSGNLRSGLLDRSLDLAFLMGPVSEPKIENRALCSFPLIWVASPELNLPDRLLALKELAEWPIITYARNTKPFAEISQKFSEMDELPARFYSSSSLAACRQLTLDGIGISTLPLSVIKHELESGRLVQLNTSWSPSELAFTASYSGAPFNPIAELAANLGVMVSDEYDRTTHHENLSPDLKNDN from the coding sequence ATGAATTTCAAGCGTCTGGAGACCTTCATCTGGGTTGCAACGCTTGGCAGCTTCCGCAAGGCCGCCGAGCACCAGCACACCACCCAGCCAGCCATTTCAAACCGAATTGCCGCGCTTGAAGACGAGCTTGGCGTCAGGCTGTTCGAGCGGGAATCCGGGCACAGCAAGCTTACGAGCAAGGGGCAGGAGCTGCTGCCCTATGCCGAGAAAATTGTCTTCATGGCCCAGCAGCTGCGCAAGCGCGCAGACCGGGGGGCGTCGCTCTCCGGCATTCTCAGGCTCGGGGTCTCCGAAACAATTGTGCACTCCTGGCTGCCGCGTTTTTTCCGGGAACTGCACGAAACGGCCCCCAATCTGGATGTGGAAATTACCGTGGATGTCTCCGGCAACCTCCGATCCGGTTTGCTGGACCGGAGCCTCGATCTGGCCTTCCTGATGGGGCCCGTATCTGAGCCGAAAATTGAAAACCGCGCGCTTTGCAGTTTCCCACTGATCTGGGTCGCCAGTCCCGAGCTCAACCTCCCGGATCGGCTCCTGGCTCTCAAGGAGCTGGCCGAATGGCCCATCATTACTTATGCCAGGAACACCAAACCCTTTGCTGAAATCAGCCAGAAATTCAGCGAGATGGATGAACTCCCTGCCCGTTTCTATTCCTCAAGTTCGCTGGCAGCCTGCCGGCAATTGACCCTGGATGGCATTGGTATCTCTACGCTTCCGCTGAGCGTGATCAAGCATGAACTGGAAAGCGGTCGTCTGGTCCAGCTCAACACCTCGTGGTCGCCCTCCGAGCTCGCCTTCACCGCGTCTTATTCCGGTGCCCCTTTCAACCCGATTGCCGAACTCGCAGCAAACCTTGGTGTGATGGTTTCTGACGAATACGACCGGACAACACATCACGAAAACTTATCGCCAGACCTAAAAAACGATAATTAG